Proteins co-encoded in one Armatimonadota bacterium genomic window:
- a CDS encoding LuxR C-terminal-related transcriptional regulator → MSGQARDALGWLFDALERAGDAAVALDGRQRIVLWNTGAERLLGWRREQVVGRRCFEVLAGRDRSGHLVCCAHCPEMVMIARGEPVPSRDVCYRTADGREAWVNVSTLAVTVPHSGQRITVHLFRDVTPQRRAEDVLEALAARDGLARAGPSPLRALTRREREVLEMLAAGMTTRAIARALYVSPITVRTHVQNLLRKLGAHTRAEAVALAARWGAVPSAGGR, encoded by the coding sequence ATGAGCGGCCAGGCGCGCGACGCCCTGGGGTGGTTGTTCGACGCGCTGGAGCGCGCGGGCGACGCGGCCGTGGCGCTGGATGGCCGCCAGCGCATCGTGCTGTGGAACACCGGGGCCGAACGCCTGTTGGGATGGCGTCGCGAACAGGTCGTGGGCCGCCGGTGTTTCGAGGTGTTGGCCGGGCGAGACCGCTCCGGACACCTGGTCTGCTGCGCCCACTGCCCCGAGATGGTCATGATCGCCCGCGGGGAGCCGGTGCCATCCCGCGACGTCTGCTACCGGACCGCCGACGGTCGCGAGGCCTGGGTGAACGTCAGCACCCTGGCCGTCACCGTACCCCACAGCGGGCAGCGCATCACCGTCCACCTGTTTCGCGACGTCACGCCGCAACGGCGGGCGGAGGACGTCCTGGAGGCGCTCGCAGCCCGGGACGGCCTGGCGCGCGCAGGGCCGTCACCGCTGCGCGCCCTCACCCGCCGCGAGCGCGAAGTCCTGGAGATGCTGGCGGCCGGGATGACCACCCGGGCGATCGCCCGCGCGCTGTACGTCTCGCCGATCACCGTGCGCACCCACGTGCAGAACCTCCTGCGCAAACTTGGGGCACACACGCGCGCCGAGGCCGTGGCGCTGGCCGCGCGCTGGGGCGCGGTGCCCTCTGCCGGCGGGCGGTAG
- a CDS encoding winged helix-turn-helix domain-containing protein has product MPQRTGGSAGAPGSTYSPGVLWPRDDLVVDVRRCEVAVQDRRVRLTPLEMGLLCILASAPGRVHTREDLAARLGTPAAPGSRAIDNIVVRLRRKLGDPPRAPVFIEAVWGVGYRLIDRARSPATLHAQLGATAFDALPVPALVLDADRAVVLVNAAARRWWGLRDGDAAGLPCADIVGCHTRAHPTLAARCPAARSLARGIAVRCTYLARRGRDGARAVDATYVPLPAPAGGPGFVLAVYRPHDPTARRRVAR; this is encoded by the coding sequence GTGCCACAGCGGACCGGAGGATCGGCAGGAGCACCGGGGTCGACGTACAGTCCGGGCGTCCTGTGGCCTCGCGACGACCTGGTGGTCGACGTCCGGCGCTGTGAGGTGGCGGTCCAGGACCGCCGGGTACGGCTCACACCGCTGGAGATGGGCCTGCTCTGCATCCTGGCCAGCGCGCCGGGTCGGGTGCACACTCGCGAGGACCTCGCGGCGCGCCTGGGGACGCCGGCGGCGCCGGGCTCCCGGGCCATCGACAACATCGTGGTGCGACTGCGGCGCAAGCTGGGCGACCCGCCGCGCGCTCCGGTCTTCATCGAAGCGGTCTGGGGTGTCGGCTACCGCCTGATCGACCGCGCCCGGTCGCCTGCAACGCTGCACGCGCAGCTGGGCGCGACTGCCTTCGACGCCCTCCCCGTCCCGGCCCTCGTGCTCGACGCCGACCGGGCCGTCGTGCTCGTCAACGCCGCGGCGCGCCGGTGGTGGGGCCTGCGCGATGGGGACGCCGCCGGCCTCCCCTGCGCGGACATCGTCGGCTGCCACACCCGGGCGCACCCGACGCTGGCTGCGCGGTGCCCCGCCGCCCGGTCCCTGGCCCGTGGGATCGCGGTCCGCTGCACCTACCTCGCCCGGCGCGGTCGCGACGGCGCGCGCGCCGTCGACGCCACCTACGTACCGTTGCCCGCGCCGGCCGGGGGGCCCGGGTTCGTGCTGGCCGTGTATCGTCCGCACGATCCCACAGCGCGCAGGAGGGTCGCACGATGA
- a CDS encoding enoyl-CoA hydratase-related protein: MSGPRTVELQAEGGVARIVLDRPPLNILTIAMMGELEAAIRQAAADPTTRVIALGARGRAFSAGVDVAEHTPELVEAMLAAFHGLCRTLAATDVPTVAVVDGPALGGGCELVALCDVVVASDRATFGQPEIRVGVFPPVAAAAFAFLLGKAGIAPLLLGETLSASRAQELGLVTTVVPASDLDATAARVIAHLAGLSAPVLRLTKRAALAGFRRWFEDALVVAERIYVSDLMATADAREGLRAFLERRAPAWQHR; encoded by the coding sequence GTGTCCGGACCCCGGACCGTGGAGCTGCAGGCCGAGGGCGGCGTCGCGCGCATCGTCCTGGACCGACCCCCGCTCAACATCCTCACCATCGCCATGATGGGCGAGCTCGAGGCCGCGATCCGCCAGGCCGCGGCCGACCCCACCACGCGGGTGATCGCGCTCGGCGCGCGGGGCCGCGCGTTCTCCGCCGGGGTGGACGTCGCCGAGCACACGCCCGAGCTGGTGGAGGCGATGCTCGCGGCGTTCCACGGCCTGTGCCGCACGCTGGCCGCCACCGACGTGCCGACGGTGGCCGTGGTGGACGGCCCCGCGCTGGGCGGCGGGTGCGAGCTGGTCGCGCTGTGCGACGTCGTGGTGGCCTCGGACCGGGCCACCTTCGGTCAGCCCGAGATTCGGGTCGGCGTGTTCCCACCGGTGGCGGCCGCGGCGTTCGCGTTCCTGCTGGGCAAGGCCGGCATCGCCCCGCTGTTGCTGGGCGAGACCCTGTCGGCGAGCCGGGCGCAGGAGCTGGGGCTGGTGACCACCGTCGTGCCCGCCAGCGACCTGGACGCGACGGCCGCGCGCGTGATCGCGCACCTCGCGGGCTTGAGCGCTCCCGTCCTGCGGCTCACCAAGCGTGCCGCCCTGGCCGGGTTCCGGCGCTGGTTCGAGGACGCCCTCGTGGTGGCCGAACGGATCTACGTGAGCGACCTCATGGCCACGGCGGACGCCCGCGAGGGGCTGCGGGCGTTCCTGGAGCGGCGGGCGCCGGCCTGGCAACACCGCTAG
- a CDS encoding branched-chain amino acid ABC transporter permease: protein MARWSAGGLVPLAATGAVLAALPWVVGTGIYSLRITTLMLIQITYAVAFNIVFGHTKQLFLCVGALAGSSAYLSVILVRDLRLAPAVAIGLGTLAAGALGALLSYVAARRGLGVIFVGIVTLVVSLIFQNLLLGLRRYTNGETGIVTQGLGVGLAGAATAGYYVFLAVLLAALCLYRWLIAGRPGLAFGALSEDELTAELAGIDVTRYKVLAAAIGAGLIGLTGALFADFNGFISPSVFSLAHVDIVVLIALLLGGVRTLLGPVVGGAAFALIDELVRPFGQATVLAYGVLLIVLFLAFRQGLVPTLRRKVRVPLP, encoded by the coding sequence GTGGCGCGGTGGTCCGCAGGCGGGCTCGTGCCCCTGGCAGCCACGGGCGCGGTGCTGGCGGCCCTGCCGTGGGTGGTCGGCACGGGGATCTACTCGCTGCGCATCACCACCCTCATGCTCATCCAGATCACCTACGCCGTGGCGTTCAACATCGTCTTCGGCCACACGAAACAGCTGTTCTTGTGCGTGGGCGCCCTCGCCGGCTCCTCGGCCTACCTGTCGGTCATTTTGGTGCGCGACCTGCGGCTGGCGCCGGCGGTGGCCATCGGCCTGGGCACCCTGGCCGCGGGCGCGTTGGGCGCATTGCTCAGTTACGTCGCCGCGCGCCGCGGGCTGGGCGTGATCTTCGTGGGCATCGTGACCCTGGTGGTCTCGCTCATCTTCCAGAACCTCCTCCTGGGCCTGCGCCGCTACACCAACGGCGAGACGGGCATCGTGACCCAGGGCCTGGGCGTCGGACTGGCCGGGGCGGCCACCGCCGGCTACTACGTCTTCCTGGCGGTCCTGCTGGCGGCGCTGTGCCTCTACCGCTGGCTCATCGCGGGCCGGCCGGGCCTGGCGTTCGGGGCGCTGAGCGAGGACGAGCTGACCGCCGAGCTGGCGGGCATCGACGTCACGCGCTACAAGGTGCTGGCCGCGGCGATCGGCGCGGGCCTGATCGGCCTGACCGGGGCGCTGTTCGCCGACTTCAACGGCTTCATCAGCCCCTCGGTGTTCAGCCTCGCCCACGTCGACATCGTGGTGCTGATCGCGCTGCTCCTGGGCGGGGTGCGGACCCTGCTGGGACCGGTGGTCGGCGGCGCGGCCTTTGCGCTGATCGACGAGCTGGTGCGGCCCTTCGGGCAGGCCACGGTCCTGGCCTACGGCGTGCTGCTCATCGTGCTGTTCCTGGCCTTTCGTCAGGGCCTGGTGCCGACGTTGCGGCGGAAGGTCCGCGTACCCCTGCCCTGA
- a CDS encoding branched-chain amino acid ABC transporter permease, translated as MIAVVLDGLVQGMQLALLGVGITMVYGLGGVLNLAHGQLAVIAAVAAALLLEAGLAPAAAAALGALGAGAAGVLADRTLLLPAYRRRGEERLLLALILTLGLAFAVDGFLAYRYPSVALTLRLATGAVVIAGIPVRTASLAASAMALGAFGALALFLRYTLVGKAVRSIIQNETGASLCGIDVARTRTLIVGLSGLLAGLAAVAQAFFSNVGPEMGPEFTVLALIVAVVGGVRSLSGTVAAGLLLGLVNAVSSYYVGTYLTWILLLLAALLTLLVRPEGLLASWT; from the coding sequence ATGATCGCCGTCGTGTTGGACGGGCTGGTGCAGGGCATGCAGCTGGCGCTGCTCGGGGTGGGCATCACGATGGTCTACGGCCTGGGCGGCGTCCTCAACCTGGCCCACGGCCAGCTGGCTGTCATCGCCGCGGTGGCCGCTGCGCTGCTGCTCGAGGCGGGGCTCGCGCCCGCTGCCGCCGCCGCGCTCGGCGCGCTCGGCGCCGGGGCAGCCGGTGTGCTGGCCGACCGCACCCTGCTGCTCCCGGCCTACCGCCGGCGCGGCGAGGAGCGCCTCTTGCTGGCGCTGATCCTCACCCTGGGGCTGGCGTTCGCGGTGGACGGGTTCCTGGCCTACCGCTACCCCAGCGTCGCGCTGACCCTGCGTCTCGCAACCGGCGCCGTCGTGATCGCGGGCATCCCGGTGCGCACCGCCAGCCTGGCGGCGTCGGCCATGGCGCTCGGAGCCTTCGGCGCGCTGGCCCTGTTCCTGCGCTACACGCTGGTGGGCAAGGCGGTGCGCTCGATCATCCAGAACGAGACCGGCGCGTCCCTGTGCGGCATCGACGTGGCCCGCACGCGCACCCTGATCGTCGGGCTGAGCGGGCTGCTGGCGGGCCTGGCGGCGGTGGCCCAGGCCTTCTTCTCGAACGTGGGACCCGAGATGGGACCCGAGTTCACCGTGCTGGCCCTGATCGTGGCGGTGGTGGGCGGCGTCCGGAGCCTGAGTGGAACGGTGGCGGCCGGCCTGCTGCTGGGCCTGGTCAACGCCGTCTCCAGCTACTACGTGGGCACCTACCTCACCTGGATCCTGCTGCTGCTGGCGGCGCTGCTCACGCTGCTCGTGCGACCCGAGGGCCTCCTGGCCTCCTGGACATGA
- a CDS encoding ABC transporter ATP-binding protein: protein MLVVDEVAAAYDDVPVLRAVSLQVAHGEAVGVIGPNGAGKTTLFRVIAGLHRPRAGTVTWDGRRLDGLPAHRVARCGVVYVPAERELFPHMTVVENLELGAYPHPGDLRSRLEFVYGLFPRLAERRHQRAGTLSGGEQQMLAIARGAMMRPKVLLLDEPSTGLAPRLVAELYRQLDRLRDAGLTILLAEQQVPMALAFCRRVYVLENGRVVLTGSPEDLLGDPALKRAYLGIA from the coding sequence ATGCTGGTCGTCGACGAGGTCGCCGCGGCCTACGACGACGTGCCGGTTCTGCGGGCGGTGAGCCTCCAAGTGGCGCACGGCGAGGCCGTGGGGGTGATCGGCCCCAACGGCGCGGGCAAGACCACCCTGTTCAGGGTCATCGCCGGGCTGCACCGGCCGCGGGCCGGCACGGTGACGTGGGACGGCCGGCGCCTCGACGGCCTGCCCGCGCACCGCGTCGCGCGGTGCGGCGTCGTGTACGTGCCCGCGGAGCGCGAGTTGTTCCCCCACATGACGGTGGTCGAGAACCTGGAACTGGGGGCCTACCCGCATCCGGGCGACCTGCGATCCCGGCTCGAGTTCGTCTACGGGCTGTTCCCCCGGCTGGCCGAACGCCGCCACCAGCGCGCCGGGACGCTGTCGGGCGGCGAGCAACAGATGCTGGCCATCGCGCGCGGCGCGATGATGCGCCCGAAGGTGCTGCTCCTGGACGAGCCATCGACAGGGCTCGCGCCGCGGCTGGTGGCGGAGCTGTACCGCCAGCTCGACCGCCTGCGGGATGCGGGGCTCACGATCCTGCTGGCCGAACAGCAGGTCCCGATGGCGCTGGCGTTCTGCCGGCGGGTGTACGTGTTGGAGAACGGACGGGTGGTGCTGACGGGATCCCCGGAGGACCTGCTGGGCGACCCCGCGCTGAAGCGCGCGTACCTCGGCATCGCCTGA